In a genomic window of Hyalangium gracile:
- a CDS encoding ATP-binding protein encodes MDFFLNEAQRQGRPDELTRYRIVVAATVSQLAMALFFLISVLSLPRKGFLLGVAIFCVVAYTLTLVLLRRSSSPFGPGLLLCSTLAGAYIGSSLYLNNAMAATHVASTLIPLLSFFVLGSRGGLVFAVLMALYAIVLLPLSQGQFTLWSANGGSGLSLSGNVFAAVCIVCVWGLSYMHSRARDNAQAELERTLRILGDNERKLTNLVESTDDIVCSLDPQGRLLTANSAHRRWYSRIFGQESRVGEPLALERFAERHPEFPDNFARALQGERVRVELVYPVGDTTAALEMSLTPMTDAQGQVTGVTLFGRDVTARRQAEARLGELHRTLLETSRKAGMAEIATGVLHNVGNTLNSVNVSATLVAERLRGSRVQGMVRATELMNQHAPDLGTFLTRDERGRLLPEYLLSVSRQVAEEQATMLAEMQSLTKNVDHIKSVVSMQQEHARFVGVTERVALPELLDDALRLHATSFEQLEIQVRREYASVPDLMVDRHKLLQILVNLLSNARHALLESQQPNKQLTLRITRQPEDRLRLEVSDNGIGISPENLPRIFSQGFTTKKRGHGFGLHASALAAIEMKGSLTCTSPGRGHGATFIIDLPLNPEQARA; translated from the coding sequence TTGGATTTCTTCCTGAACGAGGCCCAACGCCAGGGCCGCCCGGACGAGCTCACCCGCTACCGGATTGTCGTCGCCGCCACGGTGTCCCAGCTGGCAATGGCCCTCTTCTTCCTGATCTCGGTGCTGTCGCTGCCGAGGAAGGGGTTCCTGCTCGGGGTGGCGATCTTCTGCGTGGTGGCCTACACGCTCACGCTGGTGCTCCTGCGTCGGAGCTCCTCCCCCTTCGGCCCTGGCCTGCTGCTGTGCTCGACGCTGGCGGGCGCCTACATCGGCTCGAGCCTGTACCTGAACAACGCCATGGCGGCCACCCATGTGGCCAGCACGCTCATTCCGCTGCTGTCCTTCTTCGTGCTGGGCTCGCGCGGAGGCCTGGTCTTCGCCGTGCTCATGGCCCTGTATGCCATCGTCCTCCTGCCGCTCTCCCAGGGCCAGTTCACCCTGTGGAGCGCCAACGGCGGCAGCGGGCTGTCGCTCTCGGGCAACGTCTTCGCCGCCGTCTGCATCGTGTGCGTCTGGGGGCTGAGCTACATGCACAGCCGGGCGCGAGACAATGCCCAGGCGGAGCTCGAGCGGACGCTGCGGATCCTGGGTGACAACGAGCGCAAGCTGACGAACCTGGTGGAGAGCACCGATGACATCGTGTGCTCCCTGGACCCCCAGGGGCGCCTGCTGACGGCCAACTCGGCGCACCGCCGGTGGTACTCCCGCATCTTCGGACAGGAGTCTCGGGTGGGCGAGCCGCTGGCCCTGGAGCGCTTCGCCGAGCGGCACCCGGAGTTCCCCGACAACTTCGCCCGGGCGCTCCAGGGCGAGCGCGTCCGGGTGGAGCTCGTCTACCCGGTGGGAGACACCACCGCCGCGCTGGAGATGTCCCTCACCCCCATGACGGACGCCCAGGGGCAGGTGACGGGGGTGACGCTCTTCGGCCGGGACGTGACGGCCCGGCGGCAGGCCGAGGCCCGGCTGGGAGAGCTGCACCGCACCCTGCTGGAGACGTCGCGCAAGGCCGGCATGGCGGAGATCGCCACGGGGGTGCTCCACAACGTGGGCAACACCCTCAACAGCGTCAACGTCTCGGCCACCCTCGTGGCCGAGCGGCTGCGCGGCTCCCGGGTGCAGGGCATGGTCCGCGCCACCGAGCTGATGAACCAGCACGCCCCGGACCTGGGAACGTTCCTCACGCGTGACGAGAGGGGTCGGCTGCTGCCAGAGTATCTCCTGTCCGTCTCGCGGCAGGTCGCGGAGGAACAGGCAACGATGTTGGCGGAGATGCAGTCGCTCACCAAGAACGTGGACCACATCAAGTCCGTGGTCAGCATGCAGCAGGAGCACGCCCGCTTCGTGGGCGTGACGGAGCGGGTGGCCCTGCCGGAGCTCCTCGATGACGCACTGCGTCTTCACGCCACCTCGTTCGAGCAGCTGGAGATCCAGGTCCGCCGCGAGTACGCGTCGGTGCCGGACCTGATGGTGGACCGGCACAAGCTGCTGCAGATCCTCGTCAACCTGCTGAGCAACGCGCGCCACGCGCTGCTCGAGAGCCAGCAGCCCAACAAGCAGCTCACCCTGCGCATCACCCGTCAGCCCGAGGATCGGCTGCGGCTCGAGGTGTCCGACAATGGCATCGGCATCTCCCCGGAGAACCTGCCGCGCATCTTCAGCCAGGGCTTCACGACGAAGAAGCGAGGCCATGGCTTCGGGCTCCACGCCAGCGCGCTGGCCGCCATCGAGATGAAGGGCAGCCTCACCTGCACCAGCCCTGGCCGCGGCCACGGTGCCACCTTCATCATCGACCTCCCTCTCAACCCCGAGCAGGCCCGAGCATGA
- a CDS encoding FAD-dependent oxidoreductase, translating into MADLNRVYPGAAQKVTRDTSGRILAHLEHWPSNPGTLGSYTAYRPGQFTSIAGNEGKSVGNLFFAGEHTNSFYWWQGYMEGGALSGKDAAAAILAQVKSGEL; encoded by the coding sequence GTGGCCGATCTGAACCGGGTGTATCCGGGCGCAGCGCAGAAGGTGACGCGGGACACGAGCGGCAGGATCCTGGCGCACCTGGAGCACTGGCCGTCCAACCCGGGAACGCTGGGCAGCTACACGGCATACAGGCCCGGGCAGTTCACCTCGATCGCCGGCAACGAGGGCAAGTCGGTGGGCAACCTCTTCTTCGCGGGCGAGCACACCAACTCGTTCTACTGGTGGCAGGGCTACATGGAGGGCGGCGCCCTGTCCGGAAAGGACGCGGCCGCCGCCATCCTCGCCCAGGTGAAGTCCGGCGAGCTGTGA
- a CDS encoding MOSC domain-containing protein yields the protein MPVLAQLFIHPIKSTRGLSLTRATAEPMGLEHDRRWMLVRPDGSFITGREFPSLVRVSAVPTEGGLRLSAPEQPELHVPAPPAGAERLDVTIWNDRCSAARAGKDAERWFSQYLGQPIVLVRVDARTERPVDPRYARPEDHVGFPDAFPLLLLSRASVEELNRRMPRPVTVENFRPNLVVEGCEPFAEDGWKRLRIGDVELEVVKPCGRCVFTTVDPLTGEKARDGEPLRTLATFRRQDGQVMFGQNVLVRRPGTLQVGAPVELLG from the coding sequence ATGCCCGTGCTGGCCCAGCTCTTCATCCACCCCATCAAGTCCACGCGGGGCCTGTCGCTGACGCGGGCCACGGCGGAGCCGATGGGGCTGGAGCATGATCGCCGCTGGATGCTGGTGCGCCCCGATGGCTCCTTCATCACCGGGCGCGAGTTCCCTTCCCTGGTGCGCGTGAGCGCCGTCCCCACCGAGGGAGGCCTGCGCCTGTCCGCCCCGGAGCAGCCCGAGCTGCACGTGCCCGCGCCGCCCGCGGGGGCCGAGCGCCTGGACGTCACCATCTGGAACGATCGCTGCTCGGCGGCTCGCGCCGGCAAGGACGCGGAGCGCTGGTTCAGCCAGTACCTCGGCCAGCCCATCGTCCTCGTGCGCGTGGACGCCCGGACGGAGCGCCCGGTGGATCCCCGCTACGCCCGGCCCGAGGATCACGTGGGCTTTCCGGACGCCTTCCCGCTGCTGCTCCTGTCGCGAGCCTCCGTGGAGGAGCTGAACCGGCGCATGCCCCGCCCCGTCACCGTGGAGAACTTCCGGCCCAACCTCGTGGTGGAGGGCTGCGAGCCCTTCGCGGAGGACGGCTGGAAGCGGCTGCGCATCGGCGACGTGGAGCTGGAGGTGGTCAAGCCCTGCGGCCGGTGCGTCTTCACCACCGTGGATCCGCTCACGGGCGAGAAGGCTCGGGACGGGGAGCCGCTGCGCACGCTCGCCACCTTCCGCCGCCAGGACGGCCAGGTGATGTTCGGCCAGAACGTGCTGGTGCGCCGCCCGGGGACGCTCCAGGTCGGAGCGCCCGTCGAGCTGCTGGGCTGA
- a CDS encoding sensor histidine kinase, whose product MTRQRGTVFRYGTAVLATGVALVLQLLAWPYVQPIPFLVFFGAVMFSGWLGGWGPGMLSTLLSALLAHYVFVPPFYAFSLSLRDLGSTALFLFAGVFLTFLNTSMRRGQQREFEQQEWLSTTLRSIGDAVIATDAMGRIVFLNPVAEALTQWTSAEARGKALSVVFHILQEKTRQPVESPVTKVLREGGVVGLANSTLLVRKDGSEIAIDDSGAPIRDGQGRLLGIVLVFRDVTTRKRAQAEKREEQALRARMAELRAAVSQGLAEEPSLERMLTRCTDEVCRHLDAAFVRTWLLDESRAELVLRASAGLYTHLDGAHARVPVGQLKIGRIAQEGRPHLTNEVLQDPQVQDKEWARREGLVSFAGYPLSTDGRVIGVIALFARQPLPPVVMETLADVAMALGQGFRRAKAEEARRKAEQALAAQSRTMQAITNNATLGLLMMDARQYCTFMNEAAEKITGFTLAEVRARDCPLHYVVHHTRPDGSHFPMEECPIDRALPQRMQEQGEATFVHKTGAFYPVAFTASPILEDGVPVGTVIELRDISEEKRQEEERLRLLQETQAAVRVRDEFLSVASHELRTPLTSLQLRLASLAATAKSASEGVVPAERVIRSTEVAQRQAKRLGDLVESLLDVSRLSTGKLQLQLTEVDLTAVTCEMVSQLQQQARKSGCEVQLEASRPVVGLWDRLRLEQVVTNLLTNALKYGAGRPIHVRLWEEGGRARLTVKDEGIGIEPQHASRIFGMFERAVSERHYGGLGLGLYITHQIIEALGGTIRVESQPGQGATFSVELPARPSA is encoded by the coding sequence ATGACCAGGCAGCGCGGGACAGTGTTCCGGTACGGTACCGCCGTGCTCGCCACGGGCGTGGCGCTCGTCCTGCAACTGCTCGCCTGGCCGTATGTCCAGCCCATCCCCTTCCTGGTGTTCTTCGGAGCGGTGATGTTCTCGGGGTGGCTGGGCGGCTGGGGGCCCGGGATGCTCAGTACCCTGCTGTCGGCACTGCTTGCGCACTACGTCTTCGTGCCGCCCTTCTACGCCTTCTCCCTGTCGCTCAGGGATCTGGGCTCCACGGCCCTGTTCCTGTTCGCGGGTGTCTTCCTCACGTTCTTGAACACCTCGATGCGCCGAGGGCAGCAGCGGGAGTTCGAGCAGCAGGAGTGGCTCTCCACCACCCTGAGGAGCATCGGGGATGCGGTCATCGCCACGGATGCGATGGGCCGGATCGTCTTCCTCAACCCCGTGGCGGAGGCGCTGACCCAGTGGACCTCGGCGGAGGCCCGAGGCAAGGCGCTGTCCGTGGTCTTCCACATCCTCCAGGAGAAGACACGCCAGCCGGTCGAGAGCCCCGTCACCAAGGTCCTCCGCGAAGGGGGCGTCGTGGGGCTGGCGAACAGCACGCTCCTGGTCCGTAAGGATGGGAGCGAGATCGCCATCGATGACAGCGGCGCCCCCATCCGGGATGGCCAGGGCCGCCTGCTGGGCATCGTCCTGGTCTTCCGGGACGTGACGACCAGGAAGCGCGCGCAGGCCGAGAAGCGAGAAGAGCAGGCGCTGAGGGCTCGGATGGCCGAGCTGCGCGCGGCCGTCAGCCAGGGGCTCGCCGAGGAGCCCTCCCTGGAGCGGATGCTCACGCGCTGCACGGACGAGGTCTGCCGGCACCTCGACGCGGCGTTCGTCCGCACCTGGCTGCTCGATGAGTCACGAGCGGAGCTGGTGCTGCGCGCCAGCGCCGGCCTGTACACGCACCTCGATGGAGCGCATGCGCGCGTGCCCGTGGGGCAGCTCAAGATCGGGCGCATCGCCCAGGAAGGCCGGCCTCACCTCACGAACGAAGTGCTCCAGGATCCCCAGGTCCAGGACAAGGAGTGGGCCCGTCGGGAGGGGCTGGTCTCCTTCGCCGGCTACCCGCTGTCCACGGACGGGAGGGTGATAGGGGTCATCGCCCTGTTCGCCCGGCAGCCCCTGCCGCCCGTCGTCATGGAGACCCTGGCGGATGTCGCCATGGCGCTGGGCCAGGGCTTCCGCCGCGCCAAGGCGGAGGAGGCGCGACGCAAGGCGGAGCAGGCCCTGGCCGCCCAGAGCCGCACGATGCAGGCCATCACGAACAACGCGACGTTGGGCCTGCTGATGATGGATGCGCGCCAGTACTGCACCTTCATGAACGAGGCCGCGGAGAAGATCACCGGCTTCACCCTCGCCGAGGTGCGGGCGAGGGACTGCCCCCTGCACTACGTCGTGCACCACACGCGGCCGGACGGGAGCCACTTCCCGATGGAGGAGTGCCCCATCGACCGGGCGCTGCCTCAGCGGATGCAGGAGCAGGGCGAGGCGACGTTCGTCCACAAGACGGGCGCCTTCTACCCGGTGGCCTTCACGGCCAGCCCCATCCTGGAGGACGGCGTGCCTGTGGGCACCGTCATCGAGCTGCGGGACATCTCGGAAGAGAAGCGCCAGGAGGAGGAGCGCCTGAGGCTGCTGCAGGAGACACAGGCGGCGGTTCGGGTGAGGGACGAGTTCCTCTCCGTGGCCTCGCACGAGCTGAGGACGCCGCTCACCTCGCTCCAGCTTCGGCTGGCCTCCCTGGCGGCGACCGCGAAGAGTGCGTCCGAGGGGGTGGTGCCCGCCGAGCGCGTCATCCGGTCCACGGAGGTGGCGCAGCGGCAGGCGAAGCGGCTGGGAGACCTGGTGGAGAGCCTCCTGGATGTCTCGCGGCTCAGCACCGGCAAGCTCCAGCTCCAGCTGACGGAGGTCGATCTGACGGCGGTGACGTGCGAGATGGTCTCCCAGCTTCAGCAGCAGGCCCGCAAGTCCGGCTGCGAGGTACAGCTGGAGGCTTCAAGGCCCGTGGTAGGGCTCTGGGACAGGCTGCGGCTGGAGCAGGTGGTGACGAACCTGCTCACCAACGCGCTCAAGTACGGAGCCGGCCGGCCCATCCACGTCCGGCTCTGGGAGGAAGGCGGCCGGGCGCGGCTGACGGTGAAGGACGAGGGCATCGGCATCGAGCCCCAGCACGCGAGCCGCATCTTCGGGATGTTCGAGCGCGCCGTCTCCGAGCGCCACTACGGCGGCCTGGGGCTCGGCCTCTACATCACCCATCAGATCATCGAGGCGCTGGGGGGCACCATCCGCGTGGAGAGCCAGCCCGGCCAGGGCGCCACCTTCAGCGTGGAGCTGCCTGCTCGCCCCTCGGCCTGA
- a CDS encoding flavin monoamine oxidase family protein, producing the protein MARTPLFELFRQTTRIALASEREGVPEREATEAMRVSRRSLLKNATVLGAGMAAGLGTQASAEPFLHGGRTGEPRVGIIGAGIAGLACAYDLKRAGIIATIHEANERPGGRIFSLGGAFPGPVAFPGQVVERGGELIDTGHKTILGYAQEFNLAKESYIKPPGDVFYSFGGQRYPESVVVEQYRAFVAAMRADLQQLSGAPTADVHTPVDRQFDLMDLRTYLETRGAGPVLKAAIIAAYEAEYGLTADQQSCLGFVFFIRANRRSRFEPFGVSDERYHLVGGNQQIPREMAARLPGQVRHGERLEAVRKTAAGAIELTLRRGSTAITATYDARPSASWPI; encoded by the coding sequence ATGGCCCGCACTCCGCTGTTCGAGTTGTTCCGGCAGACCACTCGCATTGCCCTCGCATCGGAGCGGGAAGGAGTGCCTGAGCGCGAGGCCACGGAGGCCATGCGCGTGTCCCGGCGCTCGCTGCTCAAGAACGCCACGGTGCTCGGCGCGGGGATGGCGGCGGGGCTCGGCACCCAGGCCTCGGCCGAGCCGTTCCTGCACGGAGGGCGGACCGGAGAGCCGCGCGTCGGCATCATCGGCGCGGGCATCGCGGGCCTGGCGTGCGCGTATGATCTGAAGCGCGCGGGCATCATCGCCACGATCCACGAGGCGAACGAGCGCCCGGGTGGGCGCATCTTCTCGCTGGGCGGAGCGTTCCCTGGGCCCGTCGCCTTCCCTGGCCAGGTGGTGGAGCGCGGCGGCGAGCTCATCGACACCGGGCACAAGACGATCCTGGGCTACGCGCAGGAGTTCAACCTGGCCAAGGAGAGCTACATCAAGCCGCCGGGCGACGTGTTCTACTCCTTCGGCGGCCAGCGCTACCCGGAGTCCGTGGTGGTGGAGCAGTACCGCGCCTTCGTGGCCGCGATGCGCGCGGATCTCCAGCAGCTCTCGGGTGCGCCGACGGCGGACGTCCACACGCCGGTGGATCGCCAGTTCGATCTGATGGATCTGCGCACGTACCTGGAGACGCGAGGCGCGGGGCCGGTGCTGAAGGCGGCCATCATCGCCGCGTACGAGGCGGAGTACGGGCTGACGGCGGATCAGCAGAGCTGCCTGGGCTTCGTCTTCTTCATCCGGGCCAACCGGCGCTCACGCTTCGAGCCGTTCGGGGTGAGCGACGAGCGCTACCACCTGGTGGGCGGCAACCAGCAGATCCCTCGGGAGATGGCCGCGCGGCTGCCGGGGCAGGTGCGCCATGGCGAGCGGCTCGAGGCGGTGCGCAAGACGGCGGCCGGAGCCATCGAGCTCACCCTGCGGCGCGGCTCCACGGCGATCACGGCGACGTACGACGCGAGGCCGAGCGCTTCGTGGCCGATCTGA
- the solA gene encoding N-methyl-L-tryptophan oxidase has product MARIAVLGAGGVGSATARFLAREGHDVTLIEQFGFDHDRGSSYGTSRIIRKTYTDGFYTALMGQAYPLWDELEREAGESLFARTGGLFFGPAEHPELVAIRRALKDNGVPFEELEPAACARRFPRLRLLPGEAGVLEREAGFLRASACVRANVRLAEAHGARLRPNTTVEAIEPRSGGIRLALAGGESLELERLVVTAGPWTARLLSRFVTLPFTVTRQTYCHFEPEAPVADFGAERFPVWIDFATNFYGFPYDGQTPGVKVAWHETGTPTEPERADRALHESDREPLRRYSAEHLPGLSPRVVFEKVCLYTMTPDKDFVVDHLPGEPRVTLVGGLSGHGFKFTVLLGRIAAWMATGQQVPWELSRFSLARLPGASSRPA; this is encoded by the coding sequence ATGGCACGCATCGCAGTGCTGGGCGCTGGAGGGGTGGGCAGCGCGACGGCGCGGTTCCTGGCGCGAGAGGGACACGACGTCACGCTCATCGAGCAGTTCGGGTTCGATCACGATCGGGGCAGCTCGTACGGCACGTCACGCATCATCCGGAAGACGTACACGGATGGCTTCTACACGGCGCTCATGGGGCAGGCGTATCCGCTCTGGGACGAGCTGGAGCGCGAGGCGGGCGAGTCGCTGTTCGCTCGGACCGGGGGACTGTTCTTCGGCCCCGCCGAGCATCCGGAGCTGGTCGCCATCCGCCGCGCGCTGAAGGACAACGGCGTGCCGTTCGAGGAGCTGGAGCCCGCCGCGTGCGCGCGCAGGTTCCCGCGGCTCCGGCTGCTGCCGGGAGAGGCGGGCGTCCTCGAGCGGGAGGCGGGCTTCCTCCGCGCCTCCGCGTGCGTCCGCGCCAACGTGCGGCTGGCGGAGGCGCACGGGGCCCGGCTGCGCCCGAACACCACCGTGGAGGCCATCGAGCCGCGCTCGGGAGGCATCCGGCTGGCGCTGGCCGGGGGAGAGTCCCTCGAGCTCGAGCGGCTGGTCGTCACCGCGGGCCCGTGGACGGCGCGCCTGCTGTCCCGCTTCGTCACCCTGCCGTTCACGGTCACCCGGCAGACGTACTGCCACTTCGAGCCGGAGGCGCCGGTGGCGGACTTCGGCGCGGAGCGCTTCCCGGTGTGGATCGACTTCGCGACGAACTTCTACGGCTTCCCGTACGACGGGCAGACGCCGGGTGTGAAGGTGGCGTGGCACGAGACGGGCACGCCCACGGAGCCGGAGCGGGCGGACCGAGCGCTCCACGAGTCCGACCGCGAGCCCCTGCGCCGCTACAGCGCCGAGCACCTGCCGGGGCTCTCACCGCGCGTTGTCTTCGAGAAGGTCTGCCTCTACACGATGACGCCGGACAAGGACTTCGTGGTGGACCACCTGCCGGGCGAGCCTCGCGTCACCCTGGTGGGCGGGCTGAGCGGGCACGGGTTCAAGTTCACCGTGCTGCTCGGGCGCATCGCGGCCTGGATGGCGACGGGCCAGCAGGTGCCCTGGGAGCTCTCCCGGTTCTCGCTGGCGCGCTTGCCGGGCGCGTCGTCGCGTCCCGCCTGA
- a CDS encoding hybrid sensor histidine kinase/response regulator produces the protein MSMPASPRRRILIIDDNPSIHQDFQKILAASESSTSLDALETALFGSPQARTGGAYSFEVDSASQGEEGVQRVREAAAEGRPYALAFVDIRMPPGIDGVETTALLWKADEDLQVVLCSAYADYSWEEVAQRLGINQRLLILRKPFDNIEVRQMAHALAQKWDLSRQSRRREEELEKAVAARTAELQAANVRLRQEMEDRARLEAQLAQSQRLEAMGRLASGMANEISSPLGFVSTNLNHLRLALEKRTAGAPLEDPAELLDACRDAIHGTDRLKRIVQDVKLFARVSPQPGVPVDVRKAVEQSLARAELPAGSRVQRVVELQEVPLALASEEGLTQVFLNLLSNAAQAFPESHPEPRIRIGTRPQGSEVVVEIQDNGSGIEAEHLGHIFEPFYTTKPGGSGLGLSICHGIVTGFGGDISVESTPNKGTTFRIKLPRAT, from the coding sequence ATGAGCATGCCCGCCTCTCCCCGCCGTCGCATCCTGATCATCGACGACAACCCCTCCATCCATCAGGACTTCCAGAAGATCCTGGCGGCCTCCGAGAGCAGCACCTCGCTGGATGCCCTGGAGACGGCCCTCTTCGGCTCGCCGCAGGCGCGCACCGGCGGCGCCTACTCCTTCGAGGTGGACTCCGCCTCGCAGGGCGAGGAGGGCGTGCAGCGCGTCCGGGAGGCCGCCGCCGAGGGCCGCCCCTATGCCCTGGCCTTCGTGGACATCCGCATGCCGCCGGGCATCGACGGCGTGGAGACCACCGCGCTCTTGTGGAAGGCCGACGAGGATCTGCAGGTGGTGCTGTGCTCGGCCTACGCGGACTACTCGTGGGAGGAGGTGGCGCAGCGGCTGGGCATCAACCAGCGGCTGCTCATCCTGCGCAAGCCCTTCGACAACATCGAGGTGCGCCAGATGGCGCACGCGCTGGCGCAGAAGTGGGACCTGTCCCGGCAGAGCCGCCGCCGCGAGGAGGAGTTGGAGAAGGCCGTCGCCGCGCGCACCGCGGAGCTCCAGGCCGCCAACGTGCGGCTGCGCCAGGAGATGGAGGATCGCGCGCGGCTGGAGGCGCAGCTGGCGCAGTCCCAGCGGCTGGAGGCCATGGGCCGGCTGGCCTCGGGCATGGCCAACGAGATCAGCAGCCCGCTGGGCTTCGTGAGCACCAACCTGAACCACCTGCGGCTGGCGCTGGAGAAGCGGACCGCGGGCGCGCCCCTGGAGGATCCGGCGGAGCTGCTGGACGCGTGCCGGGACGCCATCCACGGCACGGATCGCCTCAAGCGCATCGTCCAGGACGTGAAGCTGTTCGCCCGCGTGAGCCCCCAGCCGGGAGTGCCGGTGGACGTGCGCAAGGCGGTGGAGCAGTCCCTCGCCCGGGCCGAGCTGCCCGCGGGCTCGCGCGTGCAGCGGGTGGTGGAGTTGCAAGAGGTCCCCCTGGCGCTGGCCAGCGAGGAGGGGCTGACTCAGGTCTTCCTCAACCTGCTGTCCAACGCCGCCCAGGCCTTCCCGGAGAGCCACCCCGAGCCCCGGATCCGCATCGGCACGCGCCCGCAGGGCTCCGAGGTGGTGGTGGAGATCCAGGACAACGGCAGCGGCATCGAGGCCGAGCACCTGGGCCACATCTTCGAGCCCTTCTACACGACGAAGCCGGGCGGCTCGGGGCTGGGGCTGTCCATCTGCCACGGCATCGTCACCGGGTTCGGCGGCGACATCTCCGTGGAGAGCACGCCCAACAAGGGCACCACCTTCCGCATCAAGCTGCCGCGGGCCACCTGA
- a CDS encoding DUF2891 domain-containing protein yields the protein MNLPLLMGLATMITSSPPPPTDFTAEAATRFAELALTCVHQEYPNKIAHVLSSDADARPPRELTPAFYGCYDWHSAVHGHWLLARLARTFPEAAFAPRARAALARSLTPANITAEVAYLGGTGRVSFERPYGLAWLLQLAAELREWDDPQAREWAATLKPLEQASAQRIREWVPKLTRPIRVGEHDQTAFAFGLVLDWARLAGDRAMEQLLVERVEAFYGKDQRGPLAYEPSGHDFLSPCIAEADLMRRVLPPARFVTWLRGFLPELPTNGSATWLEPAVVSDPGDPKLAHLDGLNLSRAWMLEGIASALPASDKRLGSLRAAAKRHREAGLRSVTGAHYEGGHWLGSFAVYLVTGRGLPRKP from the coding sequence ATGAACCTGCCCCTGCTGATGGGCCTTGCCACCATGATCACCTCCAGCCCCCCGCCGCCCACGGACTTCACCGCCGAGGCCGCGACGCGCTTCGCCGAGCTGGCCCTCACCTGTGTCCACCAGGAATACCCCAACAAGATCGCCCACGTCCTGAGCAGCGATGCGGACGCGCGCCCCCCTCGCGAGCTCACCCCCGCCTTCTACGGGTGCTACGACTGGCACTCCGCCGTCCACGGCCACTGGCTGCTTGCCCGATTGGCCAGGACGTTCCCGGAGGCGGCCTTCGCCCCCCGCGCCCGCGCGGCGCTCGCCCGGAGCCTGACGCCCGCGAACATCACCGCCGAGGTGGCCTACCTGGGCGGGACCGGACGGGTCTCCTTCGAGCGGCCCTATGGGCTGGCCTGGCTGCTCCAGCTGGCGGCCGAGCTGCGCGAGTGGGACGATCCCCAGGCCCGGGAGTGGGCCGCCACGCTGAAGCCGCTCGAGCAGGCCTCGGCCCAGCGCATCCGCGAGTGGGTGCCCAAGCTCACGCGCCCCATCCGCGTGGGCGAGCATGACCAGACGGCCTTCGCCTTCGGCCTCGTCCTGGACTGGGCGCGGCTGGCCGGGGACCGCGCCATGGAGCAGCTCCTCGTGGAGCGCGTGGAGGCGTTCTACGGGAAGGATCAGCGCGGCCCGCTGGCGTACGAGCCCTCCGGGCACGACTTCCTCTCGCCGTGCATCGCCGAGGCGGACCTGATGCGGCGCGTCCTGCCTCCGGCCCGCTTCGTCACGTGGCTGCGTGGCTTCCTGCCGGAGCTGCCCACGAACGGCTCGGCCACGTGGCTGGAGCCGGCGGTGGTGTCCGACCCTGGCGATCCGAAGCTGGCGCACCTGGACGGCCTGAACCTCAGCCGGGCGTGGATGCTGGAGGGGATCGCCTCCGCGCTCCCCGCCTCCGACAAGCGGCTGGGCTCGCTGCGCGCCGCGGCGAAGCGCCACCGGGAGGCCGGCCTGCGCTCCGTCACCGGCGCGCACTACGAGGGAGGCCACTGGCTCGGCAGCTTCGCCGTATACCTCGTCACCGGCCGAGGCCTGCCTCGCAAGCCGTGA
- a CDS encoding phosphotransferase yields the protein MLNIPGYTLRGAIKTTGTNLLFRAVRDSDGLALILKTPAASAPGSRERERYRREFGILQRLREVAGITRAHACEQLQERPVLLLEEVQGTPLSELTGQPFEVLRTLELGIALASTLAELHRRGIVHKDIK from the coding sequence ATGCTGAATATCCCGGGTTACACTCTCCGAGGGGCCATCAAGACCACAGGCACGAACCTGCTCTTTCGAGCAGTCCGTGACTCGGACGGGCTGGCACTCATCCTCAAGACCCCCGCGGCCTCGGCCCCGGGTAGTCGCGAGCGCGAGCGCTACCGCCGCGAGTTCGGCATCCTGCAGCGACTCCGGGAGGTGGCTGGCATCACCCGGGCCCATGCCTGCGAGCAGCTCCAGGAGCGGCCGGTGCTGCTGCTGGAGGAAGTCCAAGGCACCCCACTCTCGGAGCTCACCGGGCAGCCGTTCGAGGTGCTTCGCACGCTGGAGCTGGGCATCGCGCTGGCCTCCACGCTGGCGGAGCTGCACCGCCGCGGCATCGTCCACAAGGACATCAAG